The window CACCAGCTCGATGCCGTAGAAGAAGCCGTTGCCGCGGACGTCGCCGACGATCGGCAGGTCGTGCAGCTTCTGCAGGGTGGAGAGGAAGGCGCCCTCGTTGTCCAGCACGTGCTGGTTGAGGCCCTCGCGCTCGAACAGGTCGAGGTTGGCCAGGCCCACCGCGGCGGAGACCGGGTGGCCGCCGAAGGTGTAGCCGTGCAGGAAGGTGTTGTCGCCCTTGTAGAACGGCTCGGCCAGGCGGTCGGAGATGATGCACGCGCCGATCGGGGAGTAGCCCGAGGTCATGCCCTTGGCGCAGGTGATCATGTCCGGGACGTAGCCGAACTTGTCACAGGCGAACGTGGTGCCCAGGCGGCCGAAGGCGCAGATGACCTCGTCGGAGACGAGCAGCACGTCGTACTGGTCGCAGATCTCGCGCACGCGCTGGAAGTATCCGGGCGGCGGCGGGAAGCAGCCGCCGGCGTTCTGCACCGGCTCCAGGAAGACCGCGGCGACCGTGTCCGGGCCCTCGAAGAGGATCTGCTGCTCGATCTGGTCGGCGGCCCAGCGGCCGAAGGCCTCCGGGTCGTCGCCGAAGAGCGGGGCGCGGTAGATGTTGGTGTTCGGCACCTTGTGCGCGCCCGGAACCAGCGGCTCGAACGGCGCCTTCAGGGCCGGCAGGCCGGTGATGGACAGGGCGCCCTGCGGGGTGCCGTGGTAGGCGACCGCGCGGGATATGACCTTGTACTTGGTGGGCTTGCCGGTCAGCTTGAAGTACTGCTTGGCGAGCTTCCAGGCGGTCTCGACCGCCTCGCCGCCGCCGGTGGTGAAGAAGACCTTGTTCAGGTCGCCCGGGGCGTGGTCCGCCAGACGCTCGGCCAGCTCGACGGCCTTGGGGTGGGCGTAGGACCAGACGGGGAAGAACGCCAGCTCCTGCGCCTGCTTGGACGCGGCCTCGGCCAGCTCCGTGCGGCCGTGACCGGCCTGGACCACGAACAGACCCGCGAGACCGTCGAGGTAGCGCCTGCCCTTGTCGTCGTAGATGTAGGTGCCCTCGCCGCGCACGATCGTCGGCACGGGGGCGTTCTCGTACGAGGACATGCGGGTGAAGTGCATCCACAGGTGATCGTACGCGGTACGGCTGAGGTCCTTGCTCACGGTTATCGGGTTCCCCACATGTAGGTCTGCTTCTTGAGCTTGAGGTAGACGAAGCTCTCGGTGGAGCGCACGCCGGGCAGCGCCCGGATGCGTTTGTTGATGACGTCCAGCAGCTGGTCGTCGTCCTCGCAGACGATCTCGGCGAGGATGTCGAACGAGCCCGCGGTCATCACCACGTACTCGACTTCCGACATGCCGGTCAGAGCGTCGGCCACGGACTCCGTGTCGCCCTCGACGTTGATCCCGACCATCGCCTGCCGGCGGAAGCCAACGGTGAGCGGGTCGGTCACGGCGACGATCTGCATCACGCCCTGGTCGAGCAGCTTCTGGACGCGCTGGCGCACGGCGGCCTCGGACAGGCCGACGGCCTTGCCGATGGCGGCGTACGGACGGCGGCCGTCCTCCTGCAACTGCTCGATGATGGCGAGGGAGACGGTGTCCAGGTTCGGGCTGCTGCCGTTCCTGGACTCGCGGGAGTCCCTCTGCTCTGCGCTTCGACTGGGCACGACCATACTCTGCACGACGTATCGACAGTTCCGCAAGGCCGGGGCGATGAAATTCGTTGTTTGCGACACCGAGAGGTGCGGATTTCGCAGAACTCGCGCCGACAGGGGTGTTGAAAACGTGGCACTGCGGACTAGGGTGGGTGCCTCAGCGATGGGACATCTTGAACAGGACCAGGAGGGCCGGGCAGTGAGCACCGAGCTGGGACGGCTGCGCAAGCTCCGTAACTACATCGACGGCGAGTTCCGCGACGCCGCCGACGGACGGACCACCGAGGTGGTCAACCCCGCGACCGGCGACGCGTACGCGACCGCGCCGCTCTCCGGGCAGGCGGACGTCGACGCCGCCATGGCCGCCGCCGCCGCGGCCTTCCCGGGCTGGCGCGACACCACCCCGGCCGAGCGCCAGAAGGCTCTGCTGAAGATCGCGGACGCCTTCGAGGAGCGCGCCGAGGAACTGATCGCGGCCGAGGTGGAGAACACGGGCAAGCCCATCGGGCTGACCCGCTCCGAGGAGATCCCGCCGATGGTCGACCAGATCCGCTTCTTCGCGGGTGCGGCGCGGATGCTCGAGGGCCGCTCGGCCGGCGAGTACATGGACGGGATGACCTCGATCGTCCGCCGCGAGCCGATCGGCGTCTGCGCGCAGGTCGCGCCGTGGAACTACCCGATGATGATGGCCGTGTGGAAGTTCGCCCCGGCGCTCGCCGCGGGCAACACGGTGGTGCTGAAGCCGTCGGACACCACCCCCGCCTCCACGGTCCTGATCGCCGACATCATCGGTTCGGTCCTGCCCAAGGGCGTCTTCAACGTCATCTGCGGCGACCGCGACACCGGCCGTCTGATGGTGGAGCACCCGACCCCGGCGATGGCCTCCATCACCGGCTCCGTGCGCGCCGGCATGTCGGTCGCCGAGTCGGCCTCCAAGGACCTCAAGCGGGTCCACCTGGAGCTGGGCGGCAAGGCCCCGGTCGTGGTCTTCGAGGACACCGACATCGACAAGGCCGTCGAGGACATCTCGGTCGCCGGCTTCTTCAACGCCGGCCAGGACTGCACGGCCGCCACCCGCGTCCTCGTGCACGAGTCCATCCACGACGCCTTCGTCTCCGCGCTCGCCAAGGCCGCGGCCGAGACGAAGACCGGGCAGCCGGACGACGAGGACGTCCTGTTCGGCCCGCTCAACAACCCCAACCAGCTCAAGCAGGTGGCCGGCTTCATCGAGCGGCTGCCCGCCCACGCCAAGGTCGAGGCCGGCGGCCACCAGGTCGGCGACAAGGGCTACTTCTACGCCCCGACCGTCGTCTCGGGCCTGAAGCAGGACGACGAGATCATCCAGAGGGAGGTCTTCGGCCCGGTCATCACCGTGCAGTCCTTCTCGGACGAGGACCAGGCCGTGGAGTGGGCCAACGGCGTCGAGTACGCGCTGGCCTCCTCGGTGTGGACCAAGGACCACTCCCGCGCCATGCGGATGTCCAAGAGGCTCGACTTCGGCTGCGTGTGGATCAACACCCACATCCCGCTGGTCGCCGAGATGCCGCACGGCGGCTTCAAGAAGTCCGGCTACGGCAAGGACCTGTCGGCGTACGGCTTCGAGGACTACACGCGGATCAAGCACGTCATGACGTCGCTCGACGCGTGACACGCCGGCCGGGCGGTTCGCCCGCTCGCGGCCCCGGACGGAGGACGGACCGTCCGGGGCCGCGGTGTGTCCGGGGCAGGAAGCCCGAGGTGCGGCCGGGCGTTGATCGACAAGGTGTCGGATCCCTCCCGGCGTGCTCGACGCTGCGTCGATTGTCCGGCCGCGGACACGGACGGCATCCTTGGCCGGTGCCCAAGACTCCGAAGACGCCCCCGCTCTCCCGCCGGTCCCTGCTGCGCGCCCTGGGCGGCACGGCCGCGCTCGGTGCGCTCGCCGGCTGCGGGGTGCCCGCCGCCTACGTCCAGCCCGGTGACCGCGCCATCCCGGACGCCTCCGCCACCGATCACCGGCTGAACTGGGCGAACTGGCCGCTCTACATCGACACCGACGACAAGCACCCGAACAGGCGGCCCACTCTGGAGGCCTTCGAGAAGCGCACGGGCATCGCCGTCGACTACGTCGAGGAGATCAACGACAACGACGAGTTCTTCGGCAAGATCAGCCCGTCGCTGATGAACCATCAGGATCCGGGCCGCGATCTCGTCGTGATCAGCGACTGGCTGTGCGCGCGGTTCGTCCGGCTGGGCTGGGTGCAGGAGATGGACCGTGCCCGTCAGCCGCAGGTGGCCAAGTACCTCGACCCGTTGCTGCGCGACCCCGCCTTCGACCCGGGCCGCAAGTTCACGATGCCGTACCAGTCGGGCATCACCGGCATCGCCTACAACCGCCGCAAGCTCGGCCGCGAGATCCGCCAGGTCTCCGACCTGTGGGCGGGCGACCTCAAGGGCCGCGTCACGCTGCTGTCCGGCCTGGACGAGGCGTTCGCCCTGCTGATGCAGGCCAACGGCGTGGACATCACCAAGTGGAGGACCCGCGACTTCGACAAGGTCTGCGACCAGGTGGAGCGGCAGGTCCACACGGGCCAGATCCGCCGCTTCACCGGCAACGACTACACCAAGGACCTGGTCAGCGGGGACGTCCTGGCCTGCCAGGCCTATTCGGGCGACGTGATCCAGCTCCAGGCCGACAACCCCGACATCCGCTTCGTCGTGCCCGAGGAGGGCGCCGAACTGTGGTCGGACTCCTGGATGATCCCCAACCGGGCCGGCCACAAGGCCAACGCGGAACGCCTGATCGACTACTACTACGACCCCGAGGTGGCCGCGGAACTCGCCACCTGGGTCAACTACGTCTGCCCCGTCCCTGCGGCCCAGGGCGTGCTCGCCGACTCCAAGGACAAGGACACCGCCGAACTCGCCGAGAACCCGCTGATCTTCCCCGACGCGACCATGCGCAAGCGCCTCGCCATCGCCCGCGACATGTCCTCCGAGGAACGCGTGGACTTCGCCAAGCGCTGGAACGCCATCGTCGGCCTGTAGCAGACTCACCTGCGTGACACACACGCCGAGCGACCAACAGGTGGGCCCCGCCGTCACGTTCGGGCTGCTGGCGGCCTGGGCCCTGCACGACGCGGAGGAGTTGGCCACCGTGCGGCGGTCGTTGCGACGCCATGTACCGGTGCTGCGGGAGCGGTTCCCCCAGGTGCCGGAGGCGGTGTGGCGGCGGCTCGAATCCGTGGACACACGGGAATTCGCGGTGGCCGTGGGGCTGGTGGGCACGCTGGTCGCCGCCGCGTCCGCCGCGGGCCGGGCGAACCGGCGGGCGTTCCGCCGTGTACCAGACGACGCTGAACGCCTTCGGGCTGCACGGCCTGGTCCACCTGGTCCAGGCCGCGGCGGTGCGCGGTCACACCCCCGGGTCCGCGACCTCGCCCGTCGTGGTCGTCCCCTTCACCCTCTGGGCCCGCGCCCGCCTGCGCCGCGCCGGCGTCCTGCGCCCCACGCGCCCCCGGGACCTGGCCCTCGGCCTGGCCCTCGCGGGCGGGGCCGCGCAGGCCTCGCACGCGGCGGCCCACCGGCTGCTGGGCCGACGATCCGCTACCTGAGTGCCGCCAGCGCGATGCGTTCGGCCACCGGGTTCATGGACTCGCCCTTGGCATCCGTGGAGTTGACCGAGTAGACGAGGGTGCGGCTCAGATCGCGGGTCGCGCCGAGCACGGCGCTGTAGCCGTACCGGGCGCCGGTCTTGATCCAGTACACCCGGCCGTCGTACTCGAAGCGCTGGAGGCCCGCGCTGTAGGTGGCGCCCTCGATGCCCGCCGGGACCGTGAACATCTCCCGCAGCTGCGGCCCCGGCACGATACGGCCGCGGAACAGCGAGTGCAGGAGCCGTTCCAGGTCGGCGGTCGTGGAGATCATGTCACCGGCCGCCCAGCGGTCCGCCTGGTTCCAGTCGGTGACGTCGACGAGGCGTGCCGTGCCGTCGGCCCCGCGCACCGCCTGGTAGCCGTGATTGTGCGGGCCGCGGATCCGCGGGTCGGTGCCGGGGAAGTAGGTGTCCCGCATACCCGCGGGGCGCAGGACGAGCCGCGTGGCCTCGGAGGCGTACGAGTGACCCGTCACCTTCTCGATGAGCAGGCCGAGGATCGTGTAGTTGATGTTCAGGTAGTCCTGCCGGCAGCCCGGCCCGAACTCCGGCCCCTTGGCCGCCGCCGACGCCACCACCTGGCGTGGCGTCAGTGTGTCGAAGCGGTGCGCGTACTGCTCCTCGAAGTCGTCCCCGAAGCCGTCACCGGCCTGGATGCCACTGGTGTGGTTGAGTAGCTGCCGTACGGCGATGGGCTGGAAGTCCCTGGTGAGCAGGCCCGGAAGATACCGCTGGACCGGCGCGTCCAGGTCGACCCGGCCCTGTGCGGCGAGCCGCAGTACGACTGCCGCCGTCACCACCTTCGTCGTCGAACCGGCCCGGAACCGGGCGTCCGGGTCGGCCGGCCGGTCGCCGCGCAGATCGTGCACGCCCGCACTGCCGTGCCAGGTGCCGCCGGTGCCGCCGACGCGGACCAGGGCGGCCGTGGCGTCCGCGTCGGGCAGCGCGGCGATGGCGGCACGCAGCGCTTCGGCGTCCGGGCCGGACGGGGTGCGGCCGGCGGCGGGGGAGTCCCGGCCGGAGAGGACGCGGCAGGCAGCCGGTGCGGGTTCGGCGGGGGCGGGTGCGGCCAGGGCCGGTGCGGCGGCGATCGGTGCGGTGACCAGGGCGAGGGCGACGGAGGCGGCCGTCAGGGCCGTGGCGCGTGCGTGCATCGGTGCTCCCGGAAGGTGTTCGGTGGGCTGGTGCCGAACATCCTTCAGGCGTGCGGCGGTCTGTGGATCGTCGCCGGGGAGGGCAACCGCCCCCGAGGTGACCCGGAGCAAGTTCCGGGCCGTCTCGGGGTGTTGTGGGGGCCGTCCCCTACGGTGCCGCCGTTTGCCCGGTGCGCAGGGTGTGCAGCAGATCGACGCGATTGGTCGTGATCGAGTCGACGCCCAGGTCGAGCAGACGGCGCAGGGAGCGGCGGGTGTCGGGGGTCCAGACGGACAGCAGGTAGCCGTCGCGGTGGACACGGGCGGCGAGGTCCCGGTCCACCAGCGTGAAGCGGTAGTTCAGCCACCGGGGCCGCACCGCGTCCAGCAGCCCGGCCCGCGGCGACGCGAGGGTCGTCCAGGTCAGCGCGATCTCGGCGGCCGGGTCGGCGGCGCGCACCGCGAGCATGGCCTCCGCGCCCGCGCAGTAGTACACGCGGTCCCGGGCCCCGCACGCCTCGACCACGTCGACGATCCGCCGCACCGCCCGCGGGCGGGCCGGGCCCGGCAGGTCGATCATCACCCGGCCGTCGCCCGTCGCGGTGAGCGCGTCCTCCAGCGTGGGCACCAGACCGTCCGTCACGTCGCGCACCTCCGCCGCGGACAGCGCGTGCAGCGGCCGGTCATGGGCCCACAGCCGCTTCAGCGACTCGTCGTGGAGCAGCACCGGAACACCGTCCCGGGTCAGCCGTACGTCGATCTCGACCGCGTCCGCGCCCTGGCCGAACGCGGAGCGCAGCGAGCCGACGGTGTTCTCGCGGAAGCGGTAGGGGTCGCCGCGGTGTGCCACGGCGGTCACGGTCTGCATGTGCCCCATTGTGTCCCGCCGGGTCCCGCTCAGGGCGCGAGCCACCGTGCGGTGTAGGCGTCGATCTCCTCCGCGACGCGGGCCTTGCCGGCCGCGTCCATGAAGGAGGCGTGCACCGCGTTCTTGGCCAGCTCGGCCAGACCGGGCTCGTCGAGGTCGAGCAGCCGGCCGGCCACGGCGTACTCGTTGTTGAGGTCCGTGCCGAACATCGGCGGGTCGTCGGAGTTGACCGTGACGAGGACCCCGGCGCGGGCGAACTCCTTGATGGGGTGCTCCTCGATGGTGCGCACCGCCCGGGTGGCGATGTTGGAGGTCGGGCAGACCTCCAGCGGGATGCGGTGCTCGGCGAGGTGGGCGAGCAGCTTCGGGTCCTGGGCGGAGCTGGTGCCGTGGCCGATGCGCTCGGCACGCAGCTCGGTCAGCGCGTCCCACACCGTCTGGGGCCCGGTGGTCTCGCCGGCGTGCGGAACGGAGCGCAGCCCGGCGGCGATCGCCCGGTCGAAGTAGGGCTTGAACTGGGGCCGCGGTACTCCGATCTCGGGCCCGCCGAGTCCGAACGAGACCAGGCCCTCCGGGCGCAGCCGGTCGTCGGTGGCGAGCCGGGCGGTCTCCTCGGCCGACTCCAGTCCGGCCTCGCCGGGGATGTCGAAGCACCAGCGCAGTACGGTCCCGAACTCGGACTCCGCCGCCTTGCGGGCGTCCTCGATCGCGTCCATGAAGGCGCGCTCGTCGATGCCCCGCCGGGTGGAGGAGAACGGCGTGATGGTGAGCTCCGCGTAGCGGACCTGCTGCCGGGCCAGGTCGCGGGCCACCTCGTAGGTCAGCAGCCGGACGTCCTCCGGGGTGCGGATCAGGTCCACGACGGACAGGTACACCTCGATGAAGTGGGCGAAGTCCGTGAAGGTGAAGTAGTCGGTCAGGGCCTCGGGGTCGGTGGGCACCTTGGAGTCGGGGTGGCGGGCGGCCAGCTCGGAGACGATCCGGGGGGAGGCGGAGCCGACGTGGTGCACGTGCAGTTCGGCCTTGGGCAGTCCGGCGATGAAGGCCTGCCGGTCACGCGGCGCCTGCGGGTCGAGCAGCGTGTGCGGGTCACGGGGTGCGTACTGGTCGGTCAAGGGTTCCCTCCCGGGAAGGGCGCCGCGGGCCCTGGGGCGCGGCGCGGGTGATCGGCTGATCGGTGAGCACCGTCATCGTAGGCGCATGCCTCGCCGCCGCCCCCGGGCCGCCTCCCGGAGCGGAGGGCGGAGCCGCCCGGTGCCCGGCGGTCCGCCCGCGCGGGCCAGGCCTTAGCATGGCGGGGCGATCGATCGAGGGGGAGACGAGGACATGACGGACGGAACGCAGGCCGGCGGTGGCGCGGGAGCCGAGGATCCGTGGGCGCCGCCCGGTAACAGACCCTCTCTGGAGAAGAACCCGCCGGCCCCGGACCAGCCTTTCGGGCCGGATCAGCCGTCCGGCTTCCCCCCGCCCTCCGTGCACGACCAGGAGACGATGATCTCGATGCCGGGGGCCGGTTTCCCGCCGCCCGGCTTCGGCGCCCCCACCGCGGGCTCCGTACCGCCGCCGCCCGTCGCGCCCACCGGTCCGGGCGTGCCCACCGGCCCGGTCCCCGGCGGGTACGGCTACCCCGCGTATCCGGCAGCGGGCCATGGCTGGCCCGGCATGCCGATGCCCGCGCAGAACGGGATGGGCACCGCCGCCATGGTGCTCGGCATCCTGTCCTGCGTGGGGTTCTGCTTCTACGGCATCTTCAGCGTGGTGCTCGGGGTCCTCGCCGTGGTCTTCGGCGTCAAGGGCCGTCGGAAGGCCGATCGCGGTGAGGCCAACAATCGCGGCCAGGCCCAGGCCGGCCTGATCACGGGAATCATCGGTATCGTCCTCGGCCTCGTCACGATCGCCCTGCTGGTCGTCGGCGTCGTCTATGTCAACACCGTCGAGGTCTCGGACAGCTCCCAGGACGAGGGCGCCCGCGCCCCCCTGCCGGCCGTGACCGTCCTGACCGGCCGCTGACCGGCGTCGGCCCGCACTCGGTGCGGGCCGCCGCCGCCCGTCCGCCCGCCGCCGCCCCGGTCCGCCCGCCGCCGCCCGGCCGCACGCGGCCGCCGGACTGGCCCGCGTGCTGCCGGACTGGTCCGTACGCCGCCGCCAAACTGGCCCACGCGCCACCAGACCGGCCCGTACGTCGCCACGAGCCCGGCCCGCACTCCGTGCGGGCCGGTCAGCTCGCCCGCGTACCGGCCCGCAGCCGCTCGCGTGCCTCCATCAGGGCGAAGCCCAGCAGGTTCGGCCCGCGCCAGCGCTCCGGATCGGCCGCCGCCTCGTCGCCCGCGGCCAGTCCGATGCCCCATATCCGGTCCACCGGACTGGCTTCTACCAGCACGCGCTCGCCCGTGGCCAGCAGAAACTCGCGCAGCGCGGGGTGGGCGGCGAACTTGTGGACGCTGCCCTCCACCACGATCCGGAACCGCTCGCGCTCCCATACGCGCTCGTCGAAGCCGCGCACGAGCCGCCCCTCCTTCTTGGCCTCGGCCGGATGCCGCGCGGCCAGCACCCGCCGCTCCGCCTCCGCGTCCGCGAACAGCCGCGCCTTGCCGGCCATCATCCAGTGCTCCGCGGTCGCGTACGGCACCGCGTCCACGGTGAACGGCGACGGCCACCACTGACTCAGACAGCTCGGTCCGACCCGGCCGTCCGGGTGCGGCCGATGTCCCCAGAAGTGCAGGTAGCGCACGCGCCTTCCCGCGCTGACTTCCCTGGTCAGAGCCTGCCAGGAGTCGATGTTCCCCATGCACGCGAGTGTGGCACGCACCACTGACACACCGTCCTGCCTTTTCCGTGCCGACTCGACACCTGGTCGACAGATTCCGTCGCGTAACCAAAAGGCAACAACGGAATCCCTTGTTGCGGCCCCTGGCCTCTGCCAGGATCGGCACTCAAATCGAGCTGGAGCTACGCCACCCGCCCTCGGCGACCGAGGAGCGACGCCGGAGGAGAGCGACATGTACAACCCGGGCACAACCCCGGACCGATTCCCGGCGCAGGACCGCTTCGCGGACGGCGCGCAGTACATCTCCGGCCGGCTGACCAAGGGCACCTCGGGCAGCAGCCACGCGGTCGTCGACCCTGCCACCGGCGACGAGGTCTTCACCTACGAGCTGGCCGGCCCCGAGGACGTCGACGCCGCGGTGGCCGCCGCGCGCGAGGCGTTCCCGGGCTGGGCGGGCGCCACGCCCGGCGACCGCTCGGACGCGCTGCACCGCTTCGCGGCCGTGCTCGCCGACCGGGCGGAGGACTTCGCCCGCGCCGAGTCTCTCCAGTGCGGCAAGCCGCTGAAGCTGACCCGCGAGTTCGACGTGCCGGGCACGATCGACAACGCCGCCTTCTTCGCGGGCGCCGCCCGGCACCTCCAGGGTCAGGCGGCCGGCGAGTTCTCCGGCGACCACACGTCCTACGTGCGCCGTGAGCCCATCGGTGTCGTCGGCTCCATCGCGCCCTGGAACTACCCGCTCCAGATGGCCGCCTGGAAGATCCTCCCGGCCGTCGCCGCGGGCAACACCATCGTGCTCAAGCCCGCCGAGCTGACCCCGCTGACCTCGCTGATGTTCGCCCAGGCCGCCACCGACGCGGGAATCCCGGACGGCGTGATCAACATCGTCACCGGCACCGGCAGGGTGGCGGGCGAGCACCTGATCGGCCACCCGGACGTGGCCATGACGTCCTTCACCGGCTCCACCGCCGTCGGCAAGCGGGTCGCCGAGATCGCCACGGCGACCGTCAAGCGCCTGCACCTGGAACTCGGCGGCAAGGCGCCCTTCGTGGTCTTCGACGACGCCGACCTGGAGGCCGCTGTCAACGGAGCGGTCGCGGGCGCGCTCATCAACACCGGGCAGGACTGCACGGCCGCCACGCGCGTATACGTGCAGCGTCCCCTGTACGAGGAGTTCGTCGCGCGGACGGCCGCCCTGATGGAGACCGTCCGGCTGGGCGACCCGTTCGCCGCCGGCACCGACCTCGGCCCGCTGATCTCGCACGTCCAGCGCGACCGCGTCGCCGGTTTCGTCGACCGGGCGCGTGCCTACGCGCGCGTGGTCACCGGCGGTGAGGCTCCCCGGGGCGCCCTCGAGGCCGGGGCGTACTATCGCCCCACTCTCGTCGCGGACGCGGCGCAGGACAGCGAGATCGTCCAGTCGGAGATCTTCGGTCCGGTACTGGTCGTACTGCCGTTCGACAGTGATGATGAGGGGATCCGTCTGGCCAACGACACTCCGTACGGTCTGGCGGCCTCGGCGTGGAGCCGGGACGTCTACCGGGCCAACCGCGCGACGCGGGAGATCAAGGCGGGGTGCGTATGGGTCAACGACCACATTCCGATCATCAGCGAGATGCCGCACGGCGGTTATAAGCAGTCCGGCTTCGGCAAGGACATGTCCTCGTACTCGTTCGAGGAATACACGCAGATCAAGCACGTCATGTTCGACAACACGGCGGTGGCCCGCAAGGACTGGCACCGCACGATCTTCGGGGACCGATAGCAACGACCAGGCCTCGATTCAGGCCACCTTCCCGAAAGGGCACCACGCGCATGGAGCAGTACGAGCCCGACCGCCTCACCCCGGCCCAGTTGGCCGCCGTGCGGCGCAGCTTCCGCAACGGCAGGGCCGCTTTCAGCCGCCGTTCGCTGCTGCGCGCCTCAGCGGGCGGCGCGCTCACGGTCGGGGGACTCGGGGCGCTGAGCGCCTGCGGGATCCCCCCGGCCGGCCAGGCACAGGGCGGCACCTCCGCCGAGGATCACTCGGCCAAGGAGAAGGTCGTGAACTTCTCCAACTGGCCCGTGTACATCGACGTGGACAAGAGCGGCAAGCAGCACCCCACGCTCGACGAGTTCACCCGGCAGACCGGCATCAAGGTCAAGTACACCGAGGACGTCAACGACAACAACGAGTTCTTCGGGAAGGTCAAGCCGCAGCTCGCCGCCGGCCAGGACACCGGCCGCGACCTCATCGTCGTCACCGACTGGCTGGCCGCGCGGCTGATCCGCCTGGGCTGGGTGCAGAAGCTGGACTCGGCGAACCTGCCGCACGCCTTCGCCAACCTGTCCGAGCAGTACCGCAGTCCGGACTGGGACCCGGGGCGCGCCTACTCCTACGCGTGGCAGGGTGTGTCGACCGTCGTCGCCTACAACAAGAAGGCGCTCGACGGCATCGAGGTCAAGTCGGTCTCCGACCTGCTGGACAACCCCAAGCTCAAGGGCCGGGTCTCGTTCCTGTCCGAGATGCGGGACACCATGGGCATGACCCTGCTCGACATGGGCAAGGACCCGGCCAAGTTCACCGACGACGACTTCGACGCGGCGATCGCCCGCCTCCAGAAGGCCGTCGACAAGGGGCAGATCCGGCGCTTCACCGGCAACGACTACACCTCCGACCTGACCAAGGGCGACATCGCCGCCTGCGTCGCCTGGGGCGGGGACATCGTCCAGCTCCAGGAGGACAGCGCCGACGTCGACTACGTCATCCCGGACGCCGGCTGGCTCACGTCCACCGACAACCTGCTGATCCCGAACAAGGCCCGGCACAAGGCCAACGCCGAGCGGCTGATCGACTTCTACTTCCAGCCGAGGCAGGCCGCTCAGCTCTCCGCCTACGTCGCCTTCATGAGCCCCGTCGACGGGGCGAAGGAGGAACTGGCCAAGATCGACAAGGCGGCGGCGGAGAACCCGCTGATCATCCCCACCAAGGACATGGTGGCCAAGGCCCACTCCTTCCGCGCCTTGAGCGACAAGGAAGAGGCGGCCTACGAAGCGAAGTTCGCGAAGCTCACAGGGGCGTGACGAGAATGACGACGAAAGACAACAGCGGCGACGTCCGCCTCTCCCAGATCGGCAAGCGCTACGGCGCTTTCACCGCCGTACACCCGCTGGACCTGACCGTGCCGCAGGGGTCCTTCTTCGCCCTGCTCGGTGCCTCCGGCTGCGGCAAGACCACCACCCTGCGCATGATCGCCGGTCTGGAGGAGCCCACGCAGGGCACCGTGCACCTCGGCGACCAGGACGTGACGCACCTGCCGCCGTACAAACGCCCGGTGAACACGGTCTTCCAGTCCTACGCCCTCTTCCCGCACCTCGACATCTTCGAGAACGTCGCCTTCGGTCTGCGCCGGCGCGGCATCAAGTCGGTGAAGAAGCAGGTCGAGGAGATGCTCGACCTGGTGCAGCTGGGCGAGCAGGCACGCAAGAAGCCGCACCAGCTCTCCGGCGGCCAGCAGCAGCGCGTCGCGGTCGCCCGCGCGCTGATCAACCACCCCAAGGTGCTGCTGCTGGACGAGCCGCTCGGCGCCCTGGACCTGAAGCTGCGCCGGCAGATGCAGCTGGAGCTCAAGCGCATCCAGACCGAGGTCGGCATCACCTTCATCCACGTCACGCACGACCAGGAGGAGGCCATGACCATGGCCGACACGGTCGCCGTGATGAACGGCGGACGGGTGGAGCAGCTCGGCGCGCCCACCGACCTCTACGAGAACCCGCAGACCACGTTCGTCGCGAACTTCCTCGGCACCTCCAACCTGATCGAGGCCGAGGTCGACTCCAGCAGCGGCGGCGACGTCGTCCTGAAGGCGGGCGGCGGCAAGCTGGCCCTGCCCCAGGCACGATGTTCCGCCCCGG of the Streptomyces sp. NBC_01788 genome contains:
- a CDS encoding glycerophosphodiester phosphodiesterase, producing the protein MQTVTAVAHRGDPYRFRENTVGSLRSAFGQGADAVEIDVRLTRDGVPVLLHDESLKRLWAHDRPLHALSAAEVRDVTDGLVPTLEDALTATGDGRVMIDLPGPARPRAVRRIVDVVEACGARDRVYYCAGAEAMLAVRAADPAAEIALTWTTLASPRAGLLDAVRPRWLNYRFTLVDRDLAARVHRDGYLLSVWTPDTRRSLRRLLDLGVDSITTNRVDLLHTLRTGQTAAP
- a CDS encoding adenosine deaminase, whose protein sequence is MTDQYAPRDPHTLLDPQAPRDRQAFIAGLPKAELHVHHVGSASPRIVSELAARHPDSKVPTDPEALTDYFTFTDFAHFIEVYLSVVDLIRTPEDVRLLTYEVARDLARQQVRYAELTITPFSSTRRGIDERAFMDAIEDARKAAESEFGTVLRWCFDIPGEAGLESAEETARLATDDRLRPEGLVSFGLGGPEIGVPRPQFKPYFDRAIAAGLRSVPHAGETTGPQTVWDALTELRAERIGHGTSSAQDPKLLAHLAEHRIPLEVCPTSNIATRAVRTIEEHPIKEFARAGVLVTVNSDDPPMFGTDLNNEYAVAGRLLDLDEPGLAELAKNAVHASFMDAAGKARVAEEIDAYTARWLAP
- a CDS encoding DUF4190 domain-containing protein, encoding MTDGTQAGGGAGAEDPWAPPGNRPSLEKNPPAPDQPFGPDQPSGFPPPSVHDQETMISMPGAGFPPPGFGAPTAGSVPPPPVAPTGPGVPTGPVPGGYGYPAYPAAGHGWPGMPMPAQNGMGTAAMVLGILSCVGFCFYGIFSVVLGVLAVVFGVKGRRKADRGEANNRGQAQAGLITGIIGIVLGLVTIALLVVGVVYVNTVEVSDSSQDEGARAPLPAVTVLTGR
- a CDS encoding NADAR family protein — protein: MGNIDSWQALTREVSAGRRVRYLHFWGHRPHPDGRVGPSCLSQWWPSPFTVDAVPYATAEHWMMAGKARLFADAEAERRVLAARHPAEAKKEGRLVRGFDERVWERERFRIVVEGSVHKFAAHPALREFLLATGERVLVEASPVDRIWGIGLAAGDEAAADPERWRGPNLLGFALMEARERLRAGTRAS
- a CDS encoding gamma-aminobutyraldehyde dehydrogenase; the protein is MYNPGTTPDRFPAQDRFADGAQYISGRLTKGTSGSSHAVVDPATGDEVFTYELAGPEDVDAAVAAAREAFPGWAGATPGDRSDALHRFAAVLADRAEDFARAESLQCGKPLKLTREFDVPGTIDNAAFFAGAARHLQGQAAGEFSGDHTSYVRREPIGVVGSIAPWNYPLQMAAWKILPAVAAGNTIVLKPAELTPLTSLMFAQAATDAGIPDGVINIVTGTGRVAGEHLIGHPDVAMTSFTGSTAVGKRVAEIATATVKRLHLELGGKAPFVVFDDADLEAAVNGAVAGALINTGQDCTAATRVYVQRPLYEEFVARTAALMETVRLGDPFAAGTDLGPLISHVQRDRVAGFVDRARAYARVVTGGEAPRGALEAGAYYRPTLVADAAQDSEIVQSEIFGPVLVVLPFDSDDEGIRLANDTPYGLAASAWSRDVYRANRATREIKAGCVWVNDHIPIISEMPHGGYKQSGFGKDMSSYSFEEYTQIKHVMFDNTAVARKDWHRTIFGDR